The following proteins are encoded in a genomic region of Comamonas resistens:
- a CDS encoding ABC transporter ATP-binding protein encodes MSVLELLGLRTGHGRRMVSEAVDLCIAAGEVLCLLGPNGCGKTTLFRTVLGLLPPLAGQVLVQGQLVQHWPRAEFARRVGYVPQAQAGVFAFEALDMVLMGRAARLPLLARPSRADRVLALACMQRLQIAHLAARRYTELSGGERQLVLIARALAQEPALLVMDEPTASLDFGNQIRVLEQIAVLSAQGMAVLLSTHQPEHALRVATRIALLGRGRLLDVGEPRAVATPSALAGLYGVGEAAIAAHLSSGLSAAA; translated from the coding sequence ATGTCGGTGCTGGAGTTGCTTGGACTGCGTACCGGCCATGGCAGGCGCATGGTCAGCGAGGCGGTGGACCTGTGCATTGCCGCTGGCGAGGTGCTGTGCCTGCTCGGCCCCAACGGCTGCGGCAAGACCACGCTGTTTCGCACCGTGCTGGGCCTGCTGCCGCCGCTGGCGGGTCAGGTGCTGGTGCAGGGCCAGCTGGTGCAGCATTGGCCGCGAGCCGAATTTGCGCGCCGCGTCGGTTATGTACCCCAGGCCCAGGCCGGGGTGTTTGCCTTCGAGGCGCTGGACATGGTGCTCATGGGCCGTGCCGCGCGCCTGCCTTTGCTGGCCAGGCCATCACGCGCAGACAGGGTCCTGGCCCTGGCCTGCATGCAGCGGCTGCAGATCGCCCATCTGGCCGCACGCCGCTATACGGAGCTGAGCGGTGGCGAGAGGCAACTGGTGCTGATCGCGCGCGCTTTGGCGCAGGAGCCCGCGCTGCTGGTCATGGACGAACCCACGGCAAGCCTGGACTTCGGCAACCAGATTCGAGTGTTGGAGCAGATCGCCGTGCTGAGTGCCCAGGGCATGGCCGTGCTGCTGTCCACCCATCAGCCCGAGCATGCCTTGCGCGTGGCAACACGCATTGCCTTGCTGGGGCGCGGGCGGCTGCTGGACGTGGGCGAGCCGCGCGCCGTAGCCACGCCCTCGGCGTTGGCCGGGCTTTATGGTGTGGGCGAGGCGGCGATTGCCGCCCATCTTTCGAGCGGTCTTTCAGCAGCTGCCTGA
- the mctP gene encoding monocarboxylate uptake permease MctP, giving the protein MSGTTIHWTALAVFAFFFALVTVLGFVASRWQRGAAAPAQHLDEWGLGGRRFGGWITWFLVGGDFYTAYTVIAVPALVYAVGAYGFFALPYTIVVYPIVFAIMPRLWQAARDAGHVTAADVVYGHYGSRTLELAVALTGVIATMPYIALQLVGMQVVIQALGLQGELPLALAFVILALYTYSAGLRAPALIAFVKDLMIYIVVLAAVVLVPAKLGGYAAVFQAADSAFAAKGGSTGLLLQPAQMLPYATLALGSALAAFMYPHTLTGIFAAKSANTIRKNAVFLPAYTLLLGLIALLGYMAYAAHLSIKTPNDVVPALFATLFPEWFSGFAFAAIAIGALVPAAVMSIGAANLFTRNFWKAYVNPEVTPEGQAKVAKLASLVVKLGALVFILFVPTQFALYLQLLGGVWIMQTFPAVVCGLYFKGLRAPALFTGWALGMLTGTALAFGDGIKPVHSFVLGGHSFAVYTGLFALLLNFVAVLAVQAALSMKHHTVPHAQA; this is encoded by the coding sequence ATGAGCGGCACCACCATCCACTGGACCGCGCTCGCGGTCTTCGCCTTCTTCTTTGCGCTGGTCACGGTGCTGGGCTTTGTCGCTTCACGCTGGCAGCGCGGGGCGGCGGCACCGGCCCAGCATCTGGACGAATGGGGCCTGGGCGGCAGGCGCTTCGGCGGCTGGATCACCTGGTTTCTCGTGGGCGGCGACTTCTACACGGCCTATACCGTGATCGCGGTGCCGGCCCTGGTCTACGCGGTCGGAGCCTACGGCTTCTTCGCCCTGCCCTACACCATCGTGGTCTACCCCATCGTCTTCGCGATCATGCCGCGGCTCTGGCAGGCGGCCCGCGATGCCGGCCATGTGACCGCGGCCGACGTGGTCTACGGCCACTACGGCTCGCGCACGCTGGAGCTGGCCGTGGCCCTGACGGGCGTGATCGCCACCATGCCCTATATCGCGCTGCAACTGGTCGGCATGCAGGTCGTGATCCAGGCCCTGGGGCTGCAGGGAGAGCTGCCGCTGGCTCTGGCCTTCGTGATCCTGGCGCTCTACACCTACTCGGCCGGGCTGCGCGCGCCGGCGCTGATCGCCTTCGTCAAGGACTTGATGATTTACATCGTGGTGCTCGCCGCCGTGGTGCTGGTGCCGGCCAAGCTCGGCGGCTACGCGGCCGTGTTCCAGGCCGCGGACAGCGCCTTCGCGGCCAAGGGCGGCAGCACGGGCCTGCTGCTGCAACCCGCCCAGATGCTGCCCTATGCCACGCTGGCCCTGGGCTCGGCACTGGCGGCCTTCATGTACCCGCACACGCTGACCGGCATCTTCGCGGCCAAGAGCGCCAACACCATCCGCAAGAATGCGGTGTTCCTGCCCGCCTATACGCTGCTGCTGGGCCTGATCGCCCTGCTGGGCTATATGGCCTATGCCGCACACCTGAGCATCAAGACGCCCAACGATGTAGTGCCAGCACTGTTCGCCACGCTGTTCCCCGAGTGGTTCAGCGGCTTCGCGTTCGCGGCCATCGCCATCGGCGCCCTGGTGCCTGCGGCCGTGATGTCGATTGGCGCGGCCAATCTGTTCACGCGCAACTTCTGGAAGGCCTATGTGAACCCCGAGGTCACGCCCGAGGGCCAGGCCAAGGTCGCCAAGCTGGCTTCGCTGGTCGTCAAGCTCGGTGCCCTGGTGTTCATCCTGTTCGTGCCCACGCAGTTTGCGCTGTACCTGCAACTGCTCGGCGGCGTGTGGATCATGCAGACGTTTCCCGCCGTGGTCTGCGGCCTTTACTTCAAGGGGCTGCGCGCCCCGGCACTGTTCACGGGCTGGGCCTTGGGCATGCTGACGGGAACCGCCCTGGCGTTTGGCGACGGTATCAAGCCGGTGCACAGCTTTGTGCTGGGCGGCCACAGCTTCGCGGTCTACACCGGGCTGTTCGCGTTGCTGCTCAACTTCGTGGCCGTTCTGGCCGTACAGGCCGCGCTGTCCATGAAGCATCACACAGTACCCCATGCACAGGCCTGA
- a CDS encoding DUF3311 domain-containing protein → MWVLLLAPFIGLLYVSLYNHAQPTLFGFPFFYWYQLAWVFVSALLTWLVYRHYFGASDGESSS, encoded by the coding sequence ATGTGGGTGCTGCTCCTTGCGCCGTTCATCGGCCTGCTGTACGTGTCGCTGTACAACCATGCACAGCCCACGCTGTTCGGCTTCCCGTTCTTCTACTGGTATCAACTGGCCTGGGTCTTCGTCAGCGCGCTGCTGACATGGCTGGTCTACCGCCATTACTTCGGTGCGTCCGACGGGGAGAGCTCATCATGA